Proteins co-encoded in one Spirosoma endbachense genomic window:
- a CDS encoding TCR/Tet family MFS transporter, with product MAPKRTAPALIFIFITLLIDVTGLGIIIPVFPKLIEQLIHGNISQAAHWGGLLTSSYALMQFAFSPILGGLSDRFGRRPVLLFSLFGFGLDYILQGFAPSIGWLFLGRILAGITGASFTTATAYIADVSPPEKRAQNFGLVGAAFGVGFILGPAIGGFLGQYGPRVPFFVSAGLTMVNFLYGYFILPESLPVEHRRPFNWRRANPVSSLARLGKYPVILGLVASLVLVYIAGFAVQGTWTFYTMEKFKWNEKTVGLSLAAIGVSFAVVQGGLSRVIIPKLGQQRSVYVGMLFSAIGFALFAFANQSWMMFAFMTVYAMGGIAGPSIQGIISNQVPANEQGELQGALTSLTSTTSIVGPFIMTNLFSFFTATTAPIYFPGAPFVLSSVLILISAVLARRGLNRERETAS from the coding sequence ATGGCCCCCAAACGTACGGCTCCGGCCCTTATTTTCATTTTCATTACGCTCCTGATTGATGTTACGGGATTAGGTATCATTATTCCAGTCTTCCCGAAACTGATTGAGCAACTGATTCACGGTAATATTAGCCAGGCAGCGCACTGGGGTGGTTTATTGACATCTTCCTATGCGCTCATGCAGTTTGCCTTCTCACCGATTCTGGGTGGTTTGAGCGATCGGTTCGGACGCAGGCCCGTACTTTTATTCTCCCTTTTTGGTTTTGGCCTCGACTATATCCTTCAGGGCTTTGCGCCCAGTATTGGCTGGCTATTCCTGGGCCGAATACTGGCGGGCATTACGGGAGCCAGTTTCACAACCGCAACCGCCTATATTGCCGACGTTAGCCCTCCCGAGAAACGGGCACAGAACTTTGGATTGGTCGGAGCAGCGTTTGGTGTTGGCTTTATTTTAGGTCCTGCCATCGGTGGATTTCTGGGACAGTATGGACCGCGGGTGCCGTTTTTTGTTTCGGCGGGGCTAACAATGGTCAACTTTCTATACGGTTATTTTATCCTCCCGGAATCACTCCCCGTCGAACATCGTCGACCTTTCAACTGGCGACGCGCGAATCCGGTAAGTTCACTGGCGCGTCTGGGAAAATATCCTGTCATTCTTGGTTTAGTGGCCTCGCTGGTTCTGGTTTATATTGCCGGATTTGCCGTACAGGGAACCTGGACGTTCTACACGATGGAAAAATTCAAGTGGAATGAAAAAACCGTGGGTTTATCCCTGGCCGCCATTGGCGTATCGTTTGCTGTCGTGCAGGGTGGCCTAAGCCGGGTAATTATTCCCAAATTAGGTCAGCAACGGTCGGTTTATGTCGGCATGCTGTTCAGCGCCATTGGCTTCGCTCTGTTCGCTTTTGCGAATCAAAGCTGGATGATGTTTGCTTTTATGACTGTGTATGCAATGGGCGGTATTGCCGGGCCGTCGATACAGGGTATCATTTCGAATCAGGTTCCGGCTAATGAACAGGGTGAACTACAGGGCGCGTTGACCAGCCTGACCAGCACGACATCTATTGTTGGTCCGTTCATTATGACAAACCTGTTTTCCTTCTTCACCGCAACCACTGCTCCCATTTATTTCCCTGGTGCACCGTTCGTATTGAGCTCCGTTCTCATTCTTATCAGTGCCGTTTTGGCCAGACGTGGACTGAATCGTGAGCGGGAAACGGCTAGTTAG
- the dnaN gene encoding DNA polymerase III subunit beta, with the protein MKFIVSSSVLLKNLQNINGVVATNPIVPILENFLFRIDDGTLTVTASDLQTTMTTEIPVDASENGAIAIPAKLLLDTLRSLPEQPVTVNIDTETFGTEILTDNGRYKLSGENPIDFPKLPTVNKNMSVEMSSDILLGAINNTVFATSTDDLRPAMTGVYLQMSPDNATFVATDGHRLIRYRRTDLGASASSSIIIPRKALQLLKASLPDNVPVTAEFSQANASFTFGPTQLICRLIDERFPDYENAIPTNNPNVMTIGRTDLLNSLKRIMIYANRTTHQIRLSLKANSLTISAEDLDYSNEANEKLLCDYDGEPMEIGFNAKLMSEVLSNLSAKMVSLELSAPNRAGLLIPADKEENEDILMLVMPVMLNTYA; encoded by the coding sequence ATGAAATTCATCGTTTCCTCGTCCGTACTGCTAAAAAACCTTCAAAATATTAACGGCGTCGTGGCAACTAACCCGATTGTGCCGATCTTGGAAAATTTCCTGTTTCGCATTGACGATGGTACGCTGACCGTAACCGCTTCGGACCTGCAAACGACCATGACAACGGAAATTCCGGTCGATGCATCCGAGAACGGAGCCATTGCTATTCCGGCTAAATTGCTGCTCGATACACTTCGTAGCCTTCCCGAACAGCCCGTAACGGTAAATATTGATACAGAGACATTTGGAACTGAAATCCTGACCGACAACGGTCGCTATAAACTGTCCGGCGAAAACCCGATCGATTTCCCCAAACTGCCGACCGTCAACAAGAACATGTCTGTCGAGATGTCTTCTGACATCTTACTGGGAGCGATCAATAATACAGTTTTTGCAACGAGCACCGATGATCTTCGCCCAGCGATGACCGGGGTTTATCTGCAAATGAGTCCGGATAATGCGACCTTCGTGGCTACCGATGGGCATCGGCTCATTCGCTATCGTCGGACCGACCTGGGTGCATCGGCCAGTTCGTCGATCATTATCCCACGGAAAGCGTTGCAGTTGCTGAAAGCATCCTTACCCGACAACGTTCCGGTCACGGCTGAATTCAGCCAGGCAAACGCATCTTTTACGTTCGGGCCAACGCAACTGATCTGCCGGTTGATCGATGAGCGATTCCCCGATTACGAAAACGCGATTCCGACCAACAATCCAAATGTAATGACCATCGGCCGGACTGATCTGCTCAACTCGCTGAAACGGATCATGATCTACGCCAATCGGACTACCCATCAAATTCGGCTGTCGCTCAAAGCAAATTCTCTGACCATTTCAGCTGAAGATCTGGATTACTCCAACGAAGCCAATGAGAAACTCCTCTGCGACTACGATGGCGAACCGATGGAGATTGGCTTCAACGCCAAACTGATGTCGGAAGTATTGAGCAACCTCAGCGCAAAAATGGTTTCCCTCGAACTATCGGCTCCCAACCGCGCGGGTCTGCTGATTCCGGCCGATAAAGAAGAAAACGAAGACATTCTGATGCTGGTAATGCCAGTTATGCTGAATACATACGCGTAA
- a CDS encoding DUF2480 family protein — METEIINRVATSGLVSLDLESYYHPGERVVYDLKDNLYMGLILKEKDFRAFLKEHDWSQYDGKNVAITCTEDAIVPTWAYMLLTIQLQPFANTIVFGNLTDLEEKLYFDAIAQINPDDYRDARVVVKGCSKVPVPTAAYVELTRVLRPVVQSLLFGEPCSTVPLYKRPKV, encoded by the coding sequence ATGGAAACTGAGATTATTAACCGTGTTGCTACGAGTGGCCTTGTGTCGCTTGATCTGGAATCGTACTATCATCCTGGCGAACGGGTTGTCTATGATTTAAAAGATAACCTCTATATGGGGTTGATTCTTAAGGAGAAAGATTTTCGGGCTTTTCTGAAAGAGCACGACTGGAGTCAGTACGACGGCAAGAATGTAGCCATTACCTGCACCGAAGATGCGATCGTACCAACCTGGGCCTATATGCTGCTGACGATCCAACTGCAACCCTTCGCCAATACGATTGTCTTCGGAAATCTCACCGATCTGGAAGAAAAGCTCTATTTCGATGCTATTGCACAGATTAATCCTGACGATTATCGAGATGCTCGTGTCGTGGTGAAAGGGTGTTCTAAAGTTCCGGTTCCAACAGCTGCCTATGTCGAATTGACTCGTGTATTACGTCCTGTTGTGCAGAGCCTTCTTTTTGGTGAACCATGCAGTACCGTACCCCTTTATAAGCGCCCCAAAGTATAA
- a CDS encoding nuclear transport factor 2 family protein has translation MHLHHTALSLALFIGLGTSQVSCAQKKIETMNKKDQVVALLRSIETGEAGPVSVINPNQYIQHNLGAADGLAGFGALLQQLPKGSAKVNTVRAFGDGEYVFTHTDYNFFGPKIGFDVFRFENGQIVEHWDNLQEKPTTANPSGHTMLDGPTQAADADKTETNKALVKSFVDDILVNGRMEKLTGYFNGDSYSQHNPQIGDGLSGLGAALEAMAKKGITMKYDKIHKVLGEGNFVLVVSEGTFGGKPTSFYDLFRVESGRIAEHWDTIETIPAKAEWKNNNGKF, from the coding sequence ATGCATTTACATCATACCGCCTTGTCGCTGGCCCTGTTTATTGGGCTGGGTACAAGCCAAGTTAGCTGCGCACAAAAAAAGATAGAAACCATGAACAAAAAAGATCAGGTTGTTGCTTTGCTAAGAAGCATCGAAACTGGGGAGGCTGGCCCCGTATCCGTTATCAATCCCAACCAGTATATCCAACATAATTTAGGAGCCGCTGATGGGCTGGCTGGTTTTGGTGCCCTACTTCAACAACTGCCTAAAGGCTCAGCTAAAGTAAACACAGTTCGAGCGTTTGGCGATGGGGAGTATGTGTTTACTCATACGGATTATAACTTCTTTGGCCCTAAGATCGGCTTTGATGTATTCCGCTTTGAAAACGGTCAGATCGTCGAACATTGGGACAACCTACAGGAAAAGCCTACCACAGCTAACCCTAGCGGCCATACAATGCTTGATGGCCCCACTCAAGCTGCTGATGCCGATAAAACCGAAACCAACAAAGCATTGGTCAAATCATTTGTTGATGATATTCTGGTTAATGGCCGAATGGAGAAGCTAACCGGCTATTTCAATGGCGACTCGTATAGTCAACATAATCCGCAAATTGGTGATGGTCTATCTGGCTTAGGCGCGGCCCTGGAAGCAATGGCTAAGAAGGGCATAACGATGAAGTATGATAAAATTCACAAAGTATTAGGTGAGGGTAATTTTGTCTTAGTAGTGAGTGAAGGTACTTTCGGAGGAAAACCAACTTCATTTTATGACCTGTTTCGGGTAGAAAGCGGCAGGATTGCTGAACATTGGGATACGATTGAAACCATTCCCGCCAAGGCAGAATGGAAAAATAACAATGGTAAATTTTAG
- a CDS encoding AraC family transcriptional regulator encodes MPESIKTYDFKPGLSAEIELAAISAIFQQHQLNIIKPHRTDFYHIFWFTQGTPVHTVDFIPITLKPSTLLFINKNRVHFFDQTGNYDGWVLLFTDAFFARNTQDAQFLRNTILFHDLLEIPTIQLDEAQTDLTIIFQQMQHELAEPNDPVHASVLQNLVHNLLLLADRERRRQGFTEIKKGPDLDHTLHFTELMEKQFIRLRSVNQYAQQIGITERRLQQAIAKSVGKTPKQLIEERVLLEAKRLLVHTNQSIKEIGFMLGFDEPSNFSRFFRQQIGQTPAEFRKSFIV; translated from the coding sequence ATGCCGGAATCGATTAAGACATATGACTTCAAACCCGGTTTGTCTGCTGAGATTGAATTAGCAGCTATTTCAGCCATTTTTCAACAGCATCAGCTTAATATCATTAAACCTCACCGAACTGATTTTTATCATATCTTCTGGTTTACTCAAGGTACACCGGTCCATACGGTTGATTTCATTCCGATCACGCTTAAGCCCAGCACACTGCTTTTTATCAACAAAAACCGAGTGCACTTTTTTGATCAGACAGGTAATTATGACGGCTGGGTGCTCCTATTCACCGATGCTTTTTTTGCTCGAAATACGCAAGATGCTCAGTTTCTACGGAATACAATTCTGTTTCATGACCTGCTGGAAATTCCAACTATTCAACTGGATGAAGCCCAAACAGATTTAACAATCATTTTCCAACAAATGCAGCATGAGCTAGCGGAGCCTAACGATCCAGTCCATGCGTCGGTATTACAGAACTTAGTTCATAATTTGCTGTTACTGGCGGATCGAGAGCGACGGCGACAAGGCTTTACCGAAATTAAGAAAGGCCCCGATTTGGATCATACTTTGCACTTCACAGAGTTGATGGAAAAACAGTTTATAAGGCTACGATCCGTTAATCAGTATGCCCAACAAATTGGTATTACTGAAAGACGTTTACAGCAGGCGATTGCTAAATCGGTTGGCAAAACCCCTAAACAACTCATCGAAGAACGGGTCCTGTTAGAAGCCAAGCGGCTCTTAGTGCACACTAATCAATCAATAAAGGAAATTGGCTTTATGCTGGGTTTTGATGAACCCAGCAATTTTTCCCGCTTTTTCCGCCAGCAGATTGGCCAAACACCTGCCGAGTTCCGAAAATCGTTTATAGTTTAA